In Flavobacterium piscisymbiosum, the sequence TTTTCCTAAATATCCCTGTTGCTTTATAATTTGGATTCCTGTAGAAAGATCAAATTTTGTAAAAAATGTGATAAATAAATAGCTGCCAAGTAAAGCTGTAAAGATTCCAACTATAAAACCAATAAGTAAGTCTTTTTTATTCATTTAAGTTCCATGTATTAAGTTGTTGCATAGAGTGATGGGCCGTTAGATCAAACTGAACCGGAACGACAGATATGTAACCGTTTTCTAAAGCCCATTCATCAGTATCTTCTCCCTGATCTTCGTTGGTAAATTTTCCTGTAAGCCAGTAATAATCTTTCCCAAAAGGAGTTTGTCGTTTGTCGAATTTCTGCGCATAATAGGCTTTCGCCTGACGACAAATTTTTATTCCTTTAATCTCGTTCTCTTTTAATTTGGGAAAATTAACGTTTAAAACGACACCGGGAGGCAATTTATTTTTGAGGGTTTCTAAAGTTATTTTTTTTACAAATGATTTTATTTGTTCAAAATCGGCATTCCAGTCAAAATCTAATAAAGAGAACCCAATAGCCTGAATTCCTTCTATTCCTGCCTCAACAGCAGCGCTCATTGTACCGGAATAAATAACATTTATAGAAGAATTTGTACCATGATTAATTCCTGAAACACAAAGGTCCGGTTTTCTTTTTAAAATTTCATTTACGGCCAGTTTTACACAATCTACAGGAGTTCCCGAGCAGCTGTATTCTGTTATTACGTCTTCTTCTTTCGAAATTTTATCCAGAAATAAAGTATTATTTATAGTAATGGCATGTCCCATTGCGCTTTGTGGTTTGTCCGGAGCGACAACAATTACTTCACCAATGGTTTCCATTACACTTATTAAAGCTCTAATTCCCGGTGCAAGAATTCCATCATCATTGGTGACTAATATTAAGGGTTTTTCGTTTTTCATGCTCTGGATTTTATCTCGATTTATCAAAATTAAGGCTTGTAAAAGCAAATGTAGTAACTGATTTTGGTAGAATGCTAACAAATAAGCAAAAATTATAAACTAAATTCAAGAACATTTTTGAACATCAAACATTTTTATATCTTTAACAAAAAATTATAGTGAACTTGGCATGTTGACTTAGTTTTTACCGTTAACTTAGATTAAAAAATTTGATGAATGCTATTATTAAGTTTATGAAAAGAAATTATAAAATACTTATAGCCGTATTATGCTTGTCTTTAACCTTATTTGCTTTTAAAATTAATGCAGATAAGTCAGTTGATCCGGACCCGAACAGAGATAAAACGCTTTTAGAATTACTTGCATTTGTTATTGAAAAAGGACATTATAGTCCGGCAGAAATAAATGACGAATTCTCTAAAGGAATTTTTAAAGATTACGTTAACGCGTTAGATCCTTCAAAAAGATTCTTTTTGCAGTCTGATATTGACGAATTCAAACAATATGAGCTGCAATTAGACGATCAGTTTTTGAATAAGGACTTAACGTTTTTCAATCTTACTTATACAAGATTGATGAAGCGTATGGAAGAAAGCAAAAAACGCTATAAGACTATTTTAGCACAGCCCTTCAACTATGATGTTGATGAGACTTTTAATGCTGATTATGATAAGTTGCCTTATGCGAAAAATGCAACAGAAATCAATGAAAGATGGAGAAAGCAAATTAAATTATCGACTCTTTCTTCGCTTGTAGCAAAACAAAAAATAGAAGAAGATAAAAAGAAAACAGATCCTAATTATAAGGTGAAATCTTTTGAAACTTTAGAGAAAGAAACGCGCGATAGTTCTTTAAAATCTTTAGATGATAACTTTAGTTTGATTAAAGATTTGAATAAAGAAGATTGGTTCTCTGTATACGTAAACTCAATTATGACACGTTTTGATCCGCATACAAGTTATTTTGCACCGGAAGAAAAAGACCGTTTTGATGTAAATATCAGTGGAAAATTAGAAGGTATTGGAGCGAGATTAACTAAGAAAAATGATTTTACTCAAATTGATGAATTGATTTCCGGAGGGCCAGCCTGGAAAGGAAAACAATTGGAATCAGGAGATTTAATTTTAAAAGTAGGACAAGGAAACGATGAGCCTGTAGATGTTGTAGGGATGCGTTTAGACGATGTTGTGAAAAAAATTAAAGGTCACAAAGGAACTGAAGTAAAACTTACGGTTAAAAAAGTAGACGGGACAATCAAAGTAATTTCGATTGTAAGAGATATAGTTGAAATCGAAGAAACATACGCTAAATCTAGTATTGTAGAAAGAAACGGATTGAAATACGGAGTAATTTATTTACCTAAATTTTATATCGATTTTGAAAATAAAGACGGTCGTGATGCCGGAAAAGATATCGCTCTTGAAGTTGAAAGATTGAAAAAAGAAGATGTGAGCGGTATTGTACTTGATGTTCGTGATGATGGTGGTGGATCTTTATCTACAGTGGTTGATATTGCAGGTTTGTTTATTGAAGAAGGACCAATTGTTCAGGTAAAATCGGCAGGAAAAAAGAAAGAAGTTTTATACGATAAAGATAAAAAAATCGAATGGGACGGACCATTAGTAATTATGGTGAACAGTTTCTCTGCTTCGGCATCAGAGATTTTGGCAGCTGCAATTCAGGATTACAAACGTGGCGTTATCATTGGTAGTAAACAAACTTATGGTAAAGGAACAGTTCAAAACGTTTTAGATTTAAATCAGTTTGTTCGTAATGCAAATTATGGTGATCTTGGTGCTTTGAAAATTACAGGACAAAAGTTCTACAGAATCAACGGAGGTTCTACTCAGTTAGAAGGTGTTCATAGTGATGTTGTGATGCCAGATCGTTATGCTTACCTAAAAATGGGAGAGCGTGACAATGATAATGCTATGCCATGGGATAAAATAGATCCGGCAGATTACAGCACTTGGAAATCGAATGAGAATTTTACTAAAGCAATTGCAAATAGTAAAGATAGAATCGCTCAAAATGCACAATTCAAATTGATTGAAGACAATGCAAAATGGATTGATGTTAAAAATAAAGAAAACACCTATAGCTTAAATATTAATAGTTTTAAAGCAACTCAGGAACAAGTAGAAAATGAAGGTAAAAAATACAAGCCAATTTCAGATTATAAAAATGATTTGGTATTTAAATCTTTACCATACGAAGAACTTGAAATGAAAGGTGATGCGAGCTTAAAAGAAAAAAGAGATGCTTGGCATCAGGCACTATCTAAAGATGTTTATGTTGAAGAAGCATTGAATGTTTTGGATGATTTACAATCTAAAGGTGGTGTAGTAAAAGGATCTGTTTCTCCTAAAATGAAAAAGGATAAATTAGTAAAATCTTAGTTCTTTAATAGAATTAATTTGTTAGAAAACGCTTCAGAAAATTTAGGTTTTTTGGAGCGTTTTTTTTGTAAGTTTATATTTCGAAATTAATATTGGTTGAAAAATAATACTATAAGAAGAATGAGGAATTATATTTTTTTAAGTTTGATTTGTTTTGCTTTATTATCGTGTAAAAAAGAAACAAACGAGAAAACTGAGACGGTTCAGAATCAGGAATCTACATTTGTTTCCAGTCAAAATAATACAGATTCTGTATATACTTTTTCTTATTTGCCTACTTCGACTACAAAACAAATTGTAAAACATAAATATTATACTCTTTCATATAATGAAAAATTTGAGCAGGCAGAATGGGTTGCTTACGAACTAAAGAAAGAATATCTAAAAAACGGAAACTTTAAACGTCCGTATTTTGTTGAAGATCCAAGTGTAACGACGGGTTCTGCAGATTGGAGAAATTATAAAAAATCAGGTTATGATAAAGGGCATCTTTGTCCTGCCGGAGATATGGAATTTGATCAAAAGGCATACAACGACACTTTTTATACTTCGAATATTTCACCGCAGGATAACGATTTTAATAGCGGAATTTGGAACAGATTAGAGCAAAAGACACGTTATTGGGCTGATAAATACAATGATATTTATGTGGTAACAGGAGGGATTCTGAACGATTCAGATAAAAAAATAGGAACAGAAAAAGTAGCTGTTCCTAAATATTTTTATAAAATTATTTTGGCTAAAACCGGGAAAGAACATAAAGCAATTGCATTTCTGGTTCCTAACAAGGATAGCGATCAATCATTGTATGATTTTGTGGTTCCTATTGAAACTTTAGAAAAAATGACCGGAATTGATTTCTTCCCAAATTTAAAAAACTTAAAAAGCAGTAAGGATTTTTAAATTGATAAACTGCTTTGTGCTTTTCCTGGATTAAATAGAATAAAACTCATAATTGCTAAAATCCAGACACCAATACCGCCGTAAAGTAATATCATTTCAAAACCATGAGCCAGTGCCGCATGTAAAATAGATTGAGAAGGATCTAATGTTACTAGCTGAGGAAAATCCTGATTAAGGGATGAAAAATTTCCTGCTGCAATTTTTTCTGAAATTGATTGTAATGTTTTGGTATCGACAGCTCCGGAAAAGGCATTATTTAAATAGAAGAAAATTCCTTTTACCAGAATAAATCCCATTAAAGCAATATTGATAGACAAAGTAATCAATCGGGCACTCATGTCTATTCCTGATGCCATGCCAGAACGATTAGAAGGAACTGAACCTGTAGTTGTATTCGTTACAGGAGTATTAGTTAAACCCAACCCAATTCCTGCCAGTAAAGAACCCGGAAGCATGGTAAGCCAGCTCGCATGTTCTGCAATGCTGCCATATCTCATAACAATAAAACCTAATCCTATTACAAATAAACCTAACGGAATTACAATTCCCGAACGATAACGAACCGAAAGATATTCGGCAAACGGCGGAATTATTAAAGTAGGAAGGGTATAAGCGAGTAAAGAAAGTCCAACTGTCACGACATTATATCCTAAACAACTTTGGAAATAAATAGGAAGATAAATGATAAAAGGCCAAAAGCTAAAATTCATACCAATAGATCCTAAAATAGCACCTGAAAAATTACGGATTTTAAATACCGTAAAATCAAACATGGGGTAAGGATTGGTTTTTTCGACCCATAAAAACAACACAAAACTTAGTATTGTAATGGCTAAAATACCCAAAGCTATAGAGCTCGTAAAACCAAGATCAGGTCCTTGTGTAATATAGTATGTTAATCCAAATACAGCTATAGATAATGTAATCATTCCCCAGATGTCTATTTTTTTAGCCTCAGGATCTTTAGATTCGTCTACATAACCGTAAACCAGAATTACGGCAAGTAGAGCAATTGGTGCATGTATTAGAAAAACCCATTGCCAGGATAATAGTGCTATAATCGAACCGCCTATTATAGGGCCAAAACCTAATCCTACACCAAGAATAATTCCCCAGATACTAAAAGCCCTGCTGCGTTCTTTTCCTTCCTGAAACTGATGTGATAAAGTGGCAACCTGACAAATTAGCATCGCACCTCCGCTTACTCCCTGAAAGAAACGGCTTATTACCAATAGCGTTACATTATCTGCTAAACCGCAGACTAATGATGAAATGCCAAATAAAATTAAAGTAATAATTAGAATACGTTTTCGGCCGTATCGGTCTGCCAGGGTTCCGGCTGCCATTAAAACAGTGGTGCAGCCTATGGTATAAATATTCATGATCCATTGCATGTCTTTAAGATTAGCATTCAGGACTTTTTCGAGTGTTGGAAGAATGACGGGAACACTCGAAATTTCAAGTGAGAACATTAAGGTTGCCAGGCAAATAGCGATTAAAGCGATGTTGTTTTTGCTGGAGTAAAATTTTTGCTTCATTTTTATATTTTATTTTTAGCAAAATTAAACTGAGTATTGTTCTTTTTTCGGTACAATTAAATGATAAAAAAGTACTTTTGTGTTATGAGAAAAGAAAACATGCATCAGTCGGTAGAGGTACTTTATAAAAAAGTAGATGAATGCCCAATTGTAAATTCGCAATTCAGTTTTTTTCAGATGGTGTATGTTATTTCGGGAAATGGATTTCTTAAGATCAATGGTAATTGTATTTCTTATCAAACGGGAAATTTGATGTTACTGACACCCAATGATTATCATAATTTTGATATTGTAACCACTACAGAATTTTTATTGGTTAAGATTAATAGCGAGTACGTAAAAGAATATAAATCAAAAAGTATCGATCATATAGGGTGTTTATTGCATTATGCAACACATTTATCGGGTTGTATTTTAAAGCGAAAAGCAGATGAATTCCTGGTAAAATCAATTTCAGATTCCTTGATTCATGCTATAGATAATAAGGATATTTACGATGAAGATTTAATTACGCATTATGTAAACGCTCTTATTGTAATTGCTGCCAGAAACATTGCTAAAATAAAACCAACAGGAGTAAAAGAAAGTGCCGATAAAAGAATTCTGGAAATCATCAATTACATTCAGGCTCATATTTTTTGTCCTCAAAAATTAAAAGCTTCAGCTTTAGCAAAGGAATTTGATATATCGGATACTTATCTGAGTAGTTATTTTAAAAATCATTCCGGAGAAACGATTCAGTCTTTTATTTCAAATTATAAAATAAGATTAATAGAACATCGATTGCGTTTTAGCGATATGAGAATTAATGAAATTGTAGAAGAATTTGGTTTTTCGGACGAAAGTCATCTCAATAAATTTTTTAAAAAGCACAGAAATATTAGTTTGACCGGATATAGAAAAGCTAAGGTTTTTCAGAATTGATTAAAGGATTGTAAAGGTCTTTTTTTACGCAGATCTTGCAGATTAGGCAAATTTAATTTTGAAAATTGAATCATATAAAAAAGCCGAAGATTTCTCTCCGGCTTACTTTTTATGTCTTTTGAAACTTAGAAAGTTGTCAAAGCTTTTAGTTCTGCAATAGTTTGAGTTGGATTTTCGGCTTTAAAAACAAAGCTTCCGGCAACCAAAACATCAGCTCCGGCTTCTACAAGTTGTTTTGCATTTTTACTGGTTACGCCACCGTCAATTTCAATAATTGTCGAAGCATTTTTACGAGTAATTAAATCTTTTAGTTTTTTTACTTTAGCATAAGTATTCTCGATAAACGATTGTCCTCCAAAACCTGGATTCACACTCATGATACAAACTAAGTCAATATCGTTTATAACGTCTTCTAATAAATCGATATTAGTATGAGGATTAATCGCAACTCCAGCTTTCATTCCTTCTGCTTTAATGGCCTGAAGTGTTCTGTGAAGGTGTGTGCAAGCTTCGTAATGTACGCTCAGGATATTTGCACCTAAATCAGCAAAAGTCTTGATGTATCTGTCCGGATCAACAATCATCAAATGTACATCGATTGTTTTTTTGGCATGTCTTGAAATTGCTTCTAAAACTGGCATTCCAAAAGAAATATTCGGAACAAAAACACCATCCATAATATCAATATGAAACCAATCAGCCTCGCTGTTATTGATCATTTCGATATCACGTTGTAAATTGGCAAAATCAGCTGCTAGAACAGAAGGAGCAATAAGTGTATTCTTCATTTTGTGTAGTTGTGTGTAGTGTTATTTTTTGCAAAGATAGATTTTTTATGATTTACATTGAAATTTAACCGCAAAGTCCGCAAAGATTTACGCAAAGTTCACAAAGTTTTATGCTGAAGGTTTTGATGAATTTATAAAGTTCGAAAGATTGATCAACGCAAAGCTTTGCGAACTTTATGTTTTTACAAGATCCAAAAGATAAAAAAACCTTTGCGGACTTTGCGGTTAAATGAATTTTCAATTAAGGCCAATAAAAAACTCCGGTAATCAGCCGGAGTTTCAATCATCAATCAAAAAACGAACAGTCAATCAAACTGTTGTTTGCTTTAAAGTCCAATATAAGCATTATCGCAATAAATTCCAAATCCCAACAATAATTGGAATTTGGAATTTTAATATTGAAACTTAATTTCTTTATATTATCCTAAGTAAGTTTTAAGGATTTTACTTCTTGAAGTATGTTTTAATCTGCGGATTGCTTTTTCTTTAATCTGACGAACACGCTCACGAGTTAGGTCGAAAGTTTCTCCAATTTCTTCTAAAGTCATTGGGTGCTGATCGCCAAGACCAAAATACAAACGAACCACATCTGCCTCTCTAGGAGTTAATGTTTCTAATGAACGCTCGATTTCAGTACGTAATGATTCGTGAATAAGCTCTCTGTCAGGGTTTGGAGATTCTCCAGAACGTAAAACGTCATAAAGGTTAGAATCTTCACCTTCAACAAGAGGTGCATCCATAGATAAGTGACGACCAGAGTTTTTCATAGACTCTTTTACGTCATTTACAGTCATATCAAGTTCTTTTGCAATTTCCTCAGCAGAAGGCGGACGCTCGTTAGATTGCTCTAATAACGCATACATTTTGTTGATTTTATTGATAGAACCAATTTTGTTTAATGGTAAACGAACAATACGGGATTGTTCTGCCAAAGCCTGAAGGATCGATTGACGAATCCACCATACAGCATAAGAGATGAATTTGAAACCACGAGTTTCATCAAAACGTTGAGCCGCTTTAATTAAACCTAAGTTTCCTTCATTAATTAAATCCGGAAGAGTTAATCCTTGATTTTGATATTGTTTAGCAACCGATACAACGAAACGTAGGTTGGCTTTTGTTAATTTTTCTAAAGCTCTTTGATCACCAGCCTTTATTCTTTGTGCTAATTCTACCTCTTCATCAGCGGTAATTAGGTCAACTTTTCCAATTTCTTGTAGGTATTTGTCTAACGATGCAGTTTCACGATTGGTTACCTGCTTGGTGATTTTAAGTTGTCTCATGTTTTTTGTCTCCTCAATTTTTAAGTGTACAAGTAGTTATACGTAAAGAGATACGAAAAGGTTACAAAAAAAATAATTTTTATTTAAAATAAAAAAACACCCCGACTTAAAAGCTTAAGCATGAAGTGTTTTTTGCTGAAAAAGGGGCAAACTTTTTTTATTCAGATATGTCATCATAGACATCAAGCATATTGTCGAATATCTTTTTTAATGATTTTATATATAATGGAAATGCGATAATCAATAAGATATATTCTTTTCGTAATACCGTAACGTCATCAAGGATTTCGTATAAACTCGGAATTATTAAAGTCAGAGAAACAGCGATACCAATCCAAGGATTATTTTTTATTTTTTTTAAAATGGATAAAATTTTCATGTCTGGTGGTGTATTTACGGCAAGTCTCATTTATGTCTGTATAGCTTTTGGGTTCTGGGGTAAAAGTAATTTTGATTTCTCTGTTTGAAATCAAAAATGTCACGAAAGCCATTTTTTTTGTCATGAAATCTTTAGAAGTCTTTCGGGTTTGGGATATTTCCTGCAAAAGCAAAAAAAATCCTCCCGGGATAGAGAGGATCTGTATAGTTAGGAATTACTTGTACTAAGACAGAATGTTCATTTTTTTTAGAAAATCTTTATAAGTGTCACTAAGGTTTATCTTGTGGTCTCCTTTTAAGATGATAAGATTGTCGGCCAAAATAATTTCTTCAATTTTATCTTTATTGACAATCGTATTACGATGTGTTTTTACGAATTTATTTTTATCCAATAAATTACTGATTTTGGTAAGAGAGATCTGAATGACAAATTTTTCCTTTTCGGTAATAATATTGCAATAGCGTTCTTCGACTTCGATATATAAAATGTCGTTTATGGCGACTTTTTTTAGTGAGTTTTTCTTCTTTATAAACAAATAATCATTGCTAATTACAGTGTCTTGTTCTTCGCTCATAAAAACATTCGTTTGAGCATAGAATTTTTCGACGGCCATTTCTATAGCGTATAGAATTTCGAGTTCGTTAAAAGGTTTCATCAAAAAACTAAAAGGCTTGGTAAGTTTTGCTCTTTCAAAAATTTGACGATCCTGCGAACTGGTCAAAAACACAAATGGTTTAGAAGCATTTGGAATTATATTAATAGATTCAGCAAAGGTGATTCCGTCTGGTTTTCCGTCCAGAAAAACATCTATAATAATGATATCTACCGTATTCTCGTAAAAAAGTTTTAATGCATCGGTAAAGTTGGCAGCAACGCCTGTAATGTTATAATTGTTTTCCACCAGAACTTTAACAAGTGCATCGCTTTGCTCAGGAGTATCTTCTATAATTAGAACATTAATATTATCCATTTGTTCTTGTTTTTGGGAAGCAAGTATTTTTTTGTGGTATTTTTATTGAAGTAAAGTAAAGAATTATTATAGAGAAAATGATTGTTTAAATCGTGTTTTTTAAGAGTATTTGTTGAAACAAAGAGAATGTTGTAATTTATGGCTAAAGATTCAGTAATTTTTTGTGTTATAGAATGTGTTAAAGTAAAACCCCAATCTTTTTTAGTGTAAAAGATTGGGGGTTTGTAAAAGATGTATTTGTTTTGGATTAATCTGATATACTAGTCTTTGTACCTCTTGAAGTCTTTGGATCTTCTCCTCCTGAGATAACTCGTAATTGTTTTCTGGAAAGAGCAGTAAAGTTTTTAAGGCTTGATTCTTTTGCTGTTTGTGATGATTTGCTTTTCATGGTGTTTTATTTTTATGTTATTTTTTGATTTTTAAGCTATTTTGGATTAATCTCCTGAACTTGTCTTTGTGCCTCTAGATGTCTTAGGATCTTCTCCTCCCGAGATAACTTGTAATTGTTTTTTTGAAAGAGGTGTGAAGTTTTTAAGGCTTGATTCTTTTGCTGTTTGTGATGGTTTGCTTTTCATGGTGTTTTGTTTTAATATTTCTGATCCCTTTAGCTGTTTGGATTAATCTGATGCACTTGTCTTTGTACCTCTAGATATTTTAGGATCCTCTCCTCCTGAGATAACTTGTAATTGTTTTCTGGAAAGAGCTATGAAGTTTTTAAGGCTTGATTGTTTTGCTGTTTGTGATGATTTGCTTTTCATGGTGTTTTATTTTTATGTTATTTTTTGATTTTTAAGCTATTTTGGATTAATCTC encodes:
- the surE gene encoding 5'/3'-nucleotidase SurE, giving the protein MKNEKPLILVTNDDGILAPGIRALISVMETIGEVIVVAPDKPQSAMGHAITINNTLFLDKISKEEDVITEYSCSGTPVDCVKLAVNEILKRKPDLCVSGINHGTNSSINVIYSGTMSAAVEAGIEGIQAIGFSLLDFDWNADFEQIKSFVKKITLETLKNKLPPGVVLNVNFPKLKENEIKGIKICRQAKAYYAQKFDKRQTPFGKDYYWLTGKFTNEDQGEDTDEWALENGYISVVPVQFDLTAHHSMQQLNTWNLNE
- a CDS encoding carboxy terminal-processing peptidase: MNAIIKFMKRNYKILIAVLCLSLTLFAFKINADKSVDPDPNRDKTLLELLAFVIEKGHYSPAEINDEFSKGIFKDYVNALDPSKRFFLQSDIDEFKQYELQLDDQFLNKDLTFFNLTYTRLMKRMEESKKRYKTILAQPFNYDVDETFNADYDKLPYAKNATEINERWRKQIKLSTLSSLVAKQKIEEDKKKTDPNYKVKSFETLEKETRDSSLKSLDDNFSLIKDLNKEDWFSVYVNSIMTRFDPHTSYFAPEEKDRFDVNISGKLEGIGARLTKKNDFTQIDELISGGPAWKGKQLESGDLILKVGQGNDEPVDVVGMRLDDVVKKIKGHKGTEVKLTVKKVDGTIKVISIVRDIVEIEETYAKSSIVERNGLKYGVIYLPKFYIDFENKDGRDAGKDIALEVERLKKEDVSGIVLDVRDDGGGSLSTVVDIAGLFIEEGPIVQVKSAGKKKEVLYDKDKKIEWDGPLVIMVNSFSASASEILAAAIQDYKRGVIIGSKQTYGKGTVQNVLDLNQFVRNANYGDLGALKITGQKFYRINGGSTQLEGVHSDVVMPDRYAYLKMGERDNDNAMPWDKIDPADYSTWKSNENFTKAIANSKDRIAQNAQFKLIEDNAKWIDVKNKENTYSLNINSFKATQEQVENEGKKYKPISDYKNDLVFKSLPYEELEMKGDASLKEKRDAWHQALSKDVYVEEALNVLDDLQSKGGVVKGSVSPKMKKDKLVKS
- a CDS encoding DNA/RNA non-specific endonuclease, with the translated sequence MRNYIFLSLICFALLSCKKETNEKTETVQNQESTFVSSQNNTDSVYTFSYLPTSTTKQIVKHKYYTLSYNEKFEQAEWVAYELKKEYLKNGNFKRPYFVEDPSVTTGSADWRNYKKSGYDKGHLCPAGDMEFDQKAYNDTFYTSNISPQDNDFNSGIWNRLEQKTRYWADKYNDIYVVTGGILNDSDKKIGTEKVAVPKYFYKIILAKTGKEHKAIAFLVPNKDSDQSLYDFVVPIETLEKMTGIDFFPNLKNLKSSKDF
- a CDS encoding MFS transporter produces the protein MKQKFYSSKNNIALIAICLATLMFSLEISSVPVILPTLEKVLNANLKDMQWIMNIYTIGCTTVLMAAGTLADRYGRKRILIITLILFGISSLVCGLADNVTLLVISRFFQGVSGGAMLICQVATLSHQFQEGKERSRAFSIWGIILGVGLGFGPIIGGSIIALLSWQWVFLIHAPIALLAVILVYGYVDESKDPEAKKIDIWGMITLSIAVFGLTYYITQGPDLGFTSSIALGILAITILSFVLFLWVEKTNPYPMFDFTVFKIRNFSGAILGSIGMNFSFWPFIIYLPIYFQSCLGYNVVTVGLSLLAYTLPTLIIPPFAEYLSVRYRSGIVIPLGLFVIGLGFIVMRYGSIAEHASWLTMLPGSLLAGIGLGLTNTPVTNTTTGSVPSNRSGMASGIDMSARLITLSINIALMGFILVKGIFFYLNNAFSGAVDTKTLQSISEKIAAGNFSSLNQDFPQLVTLDPSQSILHAALAHGFEMILLYGGIGVWILAIMSFILFNPGKAQSSLSI
- a CDS encoding AraC family transcriptional regulator, producing MRKENMHQSVEVLYKKVDECPIVNSQFSFFQMVYVISGNGFLKINGNCISYQTGNLMLLTPNDYHNFDIVTTTEFLLVKINSEYVKEYKSKSIDHIGCLLHYATHLSGCILKRKADEFLVKSISDSLIHAIDNKDIYDEDLITHYVNALIVIAARNIAKIKPTGVKESADKRILEIINYIQAHIFCPQKLKASALAKEFDISDTYLSSYFKNHSGETIQSFISNYKIRLIEHRLRFSDMRINEIVEEFGFSDESHLNKFFKKHRNISLTGYRKAKVFQN
- the rpe gene encoding ribulose-phosphate 3-epimerase: MKNTLIAPSVLAADFANLQRDIEMINNSEADWFHIDIMDGVFVPNISFGMPVLEAISRHAKKTIDVHLMIVDPDRYIKTFADLGANILSVHYEACTHLHRTLQAIKAEGMKAGVAINPHTNIDLLEDVINDIDLVCIMSVNPGFGGQSFIENTYAKVKKLKDLITRKNASTIIEIDGGVTSKNAKQLVEAGADVLVAGSFVFKAENPTQTIAELKALTTF
- a CDS encoding sigma-70 family RNA polymerase sigma factor, which codes for MRQLKITKQVTNRETASLDKYLQEIGKVDLITADEEVELAQRIKAGDQRALEKLTKANLRFVVSVAKQYQNQGLTLPDLINEGNLGLIKAAQRFDETRGFKFISYAVWWIRQSILQALAEQSRIVRLPLNKIGSINKINKMYALLEQSNERPPSAEEIAKELDMTVNDVKESMKNSGRHLSMDAPLVEGEDSNLYDVLRSGESPNPDRELIHESLRTEIERSLETLTPREADVVRLYFGLGDQHPMTLEEIGETFDLTRERVRQIKEKAIRRLKHTSRSKILKTYLG
- a CDS encoding LytR/AlgR family response regulator transcription factor, whose translation is MDNINVLIIEDTPEQSDALVKVLVENNYNITGVAANFTDALKLFYENTVDIIIIDVFLDGKPDGITFAESINIIPNASKPFVFLTSSQDRQIFERAKLTKPFSFLMKPFNELEILYAIEMAVEKFYAQTNVFMSEEQDTVISNDYLFIKKKNSLKKVAINDILYIEVEERYCNIITEKEKFVIQISLTKISNLLDKNKFVKTHRNTIVNKDKIEEIILADNLIILKGDHKINLSDTYKDFLKKMNILS
- a CDS encoding bacteriocin, which produces MKSKPSQTAKESSLKNFTPLSKKQLQVISGGEDPKTSRGTKTSSGD